A stretch of Bradyrhizobium sp. AZCC 2262 DNA encodes these proteins:
- a CDS encoding MetQ/NlpA family ABC transporter substrate-binding protein, with amino-acid sequence MPGPYIDEFKAGVAPELQKKGYRIRYVEFSTGLEANNAVFKNEIDANVMQHTIFLNSYNERQQTDLVGIVHVPTPPMGLYSKKHPPGTAIKHGSTVAVPNDPVNLQRSLWILRDLGLIEIRDSKPIDVSELDVIKNPGNIKIVPLEAAQAPRALDDVDFAAIPGKFCDLQRVEAHQRLCAGEDDDALYQRGGRETRQRGSPVGAGYWRGLQVADFQDGDPVGPLLRRLCAAGLSQMTPVQSVSHGHSRYTSPAASLRVRSGEAVPLLLLAAAALMTAGTLVTTLLQEQHDPALVFAAFGAGGMPMISHWTPTRCHAATVNSSAMRLDHADLLALLERK; translated from the coding sequence GTGCCCGGTCCCTATATCGACGAGTTCAAGGCCGGCGTTGCACCCGAGCTGCAGAAAAAGGGATATCGCATCCGCTATGTCGAGTTCTCCACCGGCCTCGAAGCCAACAATGCCGTGTTCAAGAACGAGATCGACGCCAATGTCATGCAGCACACGATCTTCCTGAATTCCTACAACGAGCGCCAGCAGACCGATCTGGTGGGGATCGTCCATGTGCCGACCCCGCCCATGGGCCTCTATTCGAAGAAGCACCCGCCGGGCACGGCGATCAAACACGGATCGACCGTCGCGGTTCCCAACGACCCCGTCAACCTGCAGCGGTCATTGTGGATCCTGCGCGACCTCGGCCTGATCGAAATTCGCGACAGCAAGCCGATCGATGTCTCCGAGCTTGACGTGATCAAGAACCCCGGCAACATCAAGATCGTGCCGCTGGAAGCGGCGCAGGCGCCGCGCGCCCTCGACGATGTCGATTTCGCCGCGATCCCAGGGAAATTTTGCGATCTACAGCGGGTTGAAGCTCACCAACGCCTTTGCGCTGGAGAAGATGACGACGCCCTATATCAACGTGGTGGTCGTGAAACGCGGCAACGCGGAAGCCCCGTGGGCGCAGGATATTGGCGCGGGCTACAAGTCGCAGACTTTCAAGACGGCGATCCTGTCGGACCGCTTCTACGACGGCTTTGCGCTGCCGGACTATCTCAAATGACGCCAGTTCAGTCCGTCTCACACGGTCATTCCCGTTACACTTCGCCGGCCGCATCCCTGCGGGTGCGCTCCGGTGAAGCCGTTCCGCTACTCTTGCTCGCCGCCGCAGCTCTCATGACGGCGGGCACCCTCGTCACCACACTTCTGCAGGAGCAGCATGACCCCGCGCTTGTATTCGCAGCGTTCGGCGCAGGCGGCATGCCGATGATATCGCATTGGACGCCGACACGCTGTCATGCAGCTACGGTAAACAGCTCGGCCATGCGTCTCGATCACGCCGATCTGCTTGCGTTGCTCGAAAGAAAGTGA
- a CDS encoding LLM class flavin-dependent oxidoreductase: MSERRQLSLNFFIYPDGHHEAAWRHKASASDRVLDITYYQELAQRAEAHKFDAVFFADGPVLADNVRYAARFRLEPITLLTAIASATTRIGLIATASTTYTEPYNLARLFASLDHISGGRAGWNIVTTSSPQAAQNFGLPEHPPHHERYERAREYLDVITRLWDSWEDDALVNDPASGVFADTGKIHALNHIGKHFRVRGPLNISRTPQGRPVYVQAGSSEDGRAFAARFAEAIFTAHQTLASAQEFYADIKRQARAFDRHPDQIKILPGISPFIASTQVEADRLQDEFNELIQPEYSLTQLRQMIGLDLSGFDLDGPFPRHLIDTEDARGVASRFKLVVDIVDREKPTIRQLVQRLAGARGHWVIAGPPEKIADNIQTWFENGAADGFNVMPPWLPGGFDVFAEQVVPILRKRGLFREEYAGKTLRDHYGLTRPASVFSNAIQAIA; the protein is encoded by the coding sequence ATGAGCGAACGACGGCAGCTTTCCCTCAACTTCTTCATCTATCCGGACGGTCATCACGAGGCTGCGTGGCGCCACAAGGCATCGGCATCCGACCGTGTCCTCGACATCACGTACTATCAGGAGCTAGCGCAGCGCGCCGAAGCGCACAAGTTCGATGCGGTCTTCTTCGCCGACGGTCCAGTGCTTGCCGACAACGTCCGCTACGCGGCGCGTTTCCGTCTCGAGCCGATCACCTTGCTCACGGCAATTGCATCTGCCACCACGCGGATCGGCCTGATCGCAACGGCTTCAACGACCTACACCGAGCCGTACAATCTGGCGCGCCTGTTCGCTTCGCTGGATCACATCAGCGGCGGCCGCGCCGGCTGGAACATCGTCACGACAAGCTCACCGCAGGCGGCACAGAACTTCGGCCTGCCGGAGCATCCTCCTCATCACGAGCGCTACGAGCGAGCACGGGAATATCTTGATGTCATCACGCGGCTTTGGGACAGTTGGGAAGACGACGCGCTCGTCAACGACCCAGCCTCCGGCGTTTTCGCCGACACCGGCAAGATCCACGCGTTAAATCACATCGGAAAGCATTTCCGCGTGCGTGGGCCGCTCAATATCTCAAGGACGCCGCAAGGACGGCCGGTCTACGTCCAGGCCGGCTCGTCCGAGGACGGCCGCGCCTTTGCCGCACGCTTCGCAGAGGCGATCTTCACCGCGCATCAGACGCTCGCGAGCGCCCAGGAGTTTTATGCCGACATCAAGCGGCAGGCCCGAGCCTTCGACCGGCACCCCGATCAGATCAAGATCCTGCCGGGCATCAGCCCGTTCATTGCCAGCACGCAGGTGGAAGCCGATCGCCTGCAGGACGAGTTCAACGAGTTGATCCAACCGGAATATTCGCTGACCCAGCTCCGGCAGATGATCGGGCTCGATCTCTCGGGCTTCGACCTCGACGGCCCCTTCCCGCGGCACCTGATCGATACCGAGGACGCGCGCGGTGTCGCCAGCCGCTTCAAGCTCGTCGTCGACATCGTCGATCGCGAGAAGCCGACCATCCGCCAACTGGTGCAACGCCTCGCCGGCGCCCGCGGTCATTGGGTGATCGCGGGGCCGCCGGAAAAGATCGCAGACAACATCCAGACCTGGTTCGAGAACGGCGCAGCCGATGGTTTTAATGTCATGCCGCCCTGGCTGCCCGGCGGGTTCGACGTATTCGCCGAGCAGGTGGTGCCGATCCTGCGCAAGCGCGGCCTGTTTCGCGAAGAGTATGCCGGGAAGACCTTGCGTGACCACTACGGCCTGACTCGGCCGGCCAGCGTGTTCTCCAATGCCATCCAGGCGATCGCGTGA
- a CDS encoding ABC transporter ATP-binding protein, translated as MNIRVTDIATKTVGRIDVANVSISLGEGADAFEAVRGLNFAVAPGELVCVLGPSGCGKSTLLGALAGHLQPTQGQLTVDGQPLLGPSPDRGIVFQQHTLFPWKRVRDNVAFGPKMRGIGKAERRRTADEILKLVGLDGFETFYPSQLSGGMQQRVEIARVLINQPRVLLMDEPFGALDAQTRSLMQEVLLDIWTKIPTTTVFVTHDIEEALFLADRIIVMSVRPGRVIDDIRLPFARPRHGELVTETEFVRLKRHILNLLRRPDDALPLARLSPLGVPG; from the coding sequence ATGAATATCCGGGTTACCGACATAGCCACAAAGACCGTTGGACGCATCGACGTCGCCAATGTCTCGATTTCGCTCGGGGAGGGCGCCGACGCTTTCGAGGCGGTCCGCGGTCTCAATTTCGCGGTCGCGCCGGGCGAGCTCGTATGCGTTCTCGGCCCGTCCGGCTGTGGCAAATCGACTTTGCTCGGCGCACTGGCGGGGCATTTGCAGCCGACGCAGGGGCAGTTGACCGTGGACGGTCAGCCGCTCCTCGGTCCAAGCCCCGACCGGGGAATCGTGTTTCAGCAGCACACGCTGTTTCCCTGGAAACGGGTCCGCGACAATGTTGCGTTCGGACCGAAGATGCGCGGCATCGGCAAGGCTGAGCGGCGCCGTACGGCGGACGAAATCCTGAAGCTGGTCGGTCTTGATGGCTTCGAGACCTTCTATCCCTCGCAATTGTCCGGCGGCATGCAACAGCGGGTCGAAATCGCCCGCGTTCTCATCAATCAGCCTCGGGTGCTGCTGATGGACGAGCCATTCGGCGCCCTGGACGCACAGACGCGCAGCCTGATGCAGGAGGTGTTGCTGGACATCTGGACCAAAATTCCGACCACGACCGTGTTCGTGACCCACGATATCGAGGAGGCGCTCTTCCTTGCCGACCGGATCATCGTCATGAGCGTGCGGCCGGGGCGGGTGATCGACGACATCCGCCTGCCGTTCGCGCGGCCCCGTCATGGCGAACTCGTCACCGAGACCGAGTTCGTGCGTCTGAAGCGCCACATCCTTAACTTGCTCCGGCGCCCCGACGATGCTCTGCCGCTGGCGCGGCTAAGCCCGCTCGGCGTTCCCGGCTGA